aaaaacaaccaaatgtAGAATTGTAATCAATGCATCTCAAAGTGACCCCAAGGACAAACATGACactaaacaaaaaaacttaTGCCCGGTCCGAACTATTTACCACATATCGCACAGATAATTCTAAAGAGTGGTTCTTGGAAATATTGCTTCACTATTGATGTGGCTTAGATTTTCCTAGcttttggcaatcctgattttgaaaatatatttgatctctaatttgatcccatcactaatagTTACACAACCATCCAAAGAGAATCATTCGCTTTGTTCGAGACCTAGCTGACTCGCAACGGGTTCAAAACGTGTGAAAAGCTGTTCATTGTCGTTTTGTTGATGCACAAACTTTCGAGAGTTTTCTAAAATTTTCTCAACTTGGCATTGTTGATTGCAACGCTATGTTAGTTAACCTCGAAGCAAAATTATTTGTTAAAGGCGACTCAAATTGCAACTGCTTCTCCTTCCGCattaaaacaaacaaaatctGGGGAATTAATTTGAGCAAGCCCCAAACTTGATGAAATATTCACTTTCATTCTTCAAGAATTATTtagcttcaatttgaattgaaccGTGCTTACTCcagtaatgggatcaaataaattttcaaaatcaggattgccaaaacgttaggaaagtcaaagagaCCTGCAGTTTCCAACGTAacgtaaaaggttaggtttggcCCAAAAGGCAACCCtagtttgatcgaagaaaaaacAGGGTTGCTAattgtgactaactaacgggtttcaAGTTAGTGATGTCACaggccactgaaaatgtagaTTGGTAGCCCTGGTCGCAAACTCccatgattatttatttgatcccttcAGTGGCATGCACGCTTCCAAGTGGAAGCTAGAGGCTTGAAAGATAAGACAATGAGATGGTGAGTGCattgtcttcaaaattttatttGCTACTAAAAAGGCTTTATTTGGGATTGTGGTACCTTCAACAACTTGGCACGTGGAGGGAGAACATGATACTAAAAGGAAAACACCCCGGAGTGGTAAAGGCCAAAGTCTGCGTGGGGCCAGTACTCGAGATAAGCTCTAAAAAAACGCTAGTTATAGTGGTGCTACTGGTGGTGGTAAGGCAGCCAAACAAGCAGATCTGCCTGGCGCTGGCCTTGTCACTGAGATGTCCCTTGGAGGACTGGATCCACTCTAGAGCCGTGAGTGGCTCCTCGTGTATCTCTGGGATTAAGGGTTCGTCCATTAGGATCACGTCGTTGGCGGTGGCCTCATTTGTCAATTCCTGGCCTTCACTGGCGTTGAAATTAGAAGCCTGGAACAAGTTGGAAAGTTGTaaggaaaaaaggcaaaatgtaGGGATATCACACAAAATGTGTGATATGATCAAACTTAAATTCCCAGCACTTTTGAGGCTTTGATGAAAGATTGAAAGTCCCGGGGTTGGTTCTGGATCAGGAGATTGGGCACGGTTTCCTCAATGACCTGGATGTCATCCTGATTATTCCGATTTCGAAACATTGTAGTTGTAGGTTTGATGTCAAAGGTGGAGCACACTGGAAGGTTATCCACCAGGGTAGTATAACAAGACCTGAAACgggtttttctcttttgaaaggttttcaattttcatgatgAAGAAATGTGGTTCTTGTTATGATTTACATCTCTCTAAACCtagcattgatttttgctcaaacaGTGATGGGCACAGTAAGTCTAATGTCAAAGTGTTCAATGTCGaattcaatgaagatgatatgAGGGTGGCTTGCGCAATATTGGAATatgtgttgaaaaaaaactaaaggTTTTCTTAATGTGGGACCCAAAAAAGAAGTTTGAAGCATACATGTTTCATTCCTTCATGTTTAGACCAACAAAATTTAGAACTTATCCAGCCAAGATAAGATGATAATTCACCCAACCTTGTGCAATAGACTAACGCCAACATATGTGAACTGATCGACACATTGGTCATTGGAGTGAGGTGGCATGATCGATATTGGTATCACCCTTATGCAACCATATATGTGATGGCTTCGCGGTCAGCTGCGGTATGCTCGGGGATCTGGCTCGCTCTGATATACTTTAAGCTACAAAAAGTGTGTTCatctcttttttcaaatgcatacGTTGTTATATAAGCCCTGTGAAGTTATTATATGGCGCATGTCGATTTGAGCCGACCCGCCAAAGTCGTGATCCCTTCTGGATGAAGTGATATCATCGATCTTTGTGCTCTTAATTGACGAACACGACTGCAAACTTGAACTTCAGGGAAGTGATTAGAGCCCTTTTCTGGTGTCGACGATTGGATACAAGTTGTTGATCCCAACATTATGGCCCACGATGGATTAAATGATCCCGGTGAAAACGTGAACATTTTGAAGGCTTCGAGAAAAGGTTATAAAGCACGTGTGACCCTCATTAGAAACCCAGTAATACCTGCAATTGATTCATTTGCGGGGGGCAACTCGACCGAACTGGAACTTAAAATTGGACATTGTGAAAACGCCTTCAACTCATATGTCGAAGCAGAAGATAAGGTGCTGATAGATCCTTTCTCGGATGATAAAGAGGCCAATCCTGGGATGGGAGATCATGAAGATGCGTTTTTCAAACATAAAGCCATTGTGGTGGACTTCACAGGGACCACGAAGCTAAATTGCTGTTTGGATCATCAGACCCTGGCATTGTGACggctcctcctccttctgtAAGCAGCGGTCTGCCGAAGCTTTCAATAACCCttcctcaaattttgaaggaaGATACGGATCTACGAGAATAACGCCCTTGGTTAACTGTTTGGGACAACTACTAAATGTTAGCTCAGTTGGAACGTCGACCACGTGCCACGCAGATTGCAACGTTTTGGCAATGCTGTTCTCTGGGTTTCCTTCAAATCATTCAACACAACATTGGTATCAGAAATGACACAGGACGCATCCTGTCTGAAGTGTTCGAATTGATCAATGGTCACTTACGAAGTTTGCACAATCCACGTGTTGATACGAAGAATTTGTTGGCCATTTGTCAAAAGGACGGCCAGGCAAACACTTCACTGTGCAATGAAATACGGGCATTGGGCGATTACGCAGATGCCAAAAATGTAACGGAAGATACTTTGTTCATTGGCTTACTCATGCTTTCTATGCTGAATGACCATGATCGTGCCCAGTTGATGACTGAAAACCCCGGTTCGTTCGAAGATGCTCGAAAATTCATTCTGGCTCTAGAAACGTCAAGGAAAGgagcaaaacaaatggaaacatCAGTTTTCCATTCTCGAGAAAGATCCATCAATGCAACGAACCCCACCAACTATGCTATAAAACAAGTTCAACTACAAGGGATCGACCACGAAGAAAGATAAGCCAGAGAACAACTCTATATTTTCTGAGAAGCCCCGTACTAGGAAGTGCTTAGGCTGCGGACGTAATTCAAAACATGCCAATTCAGAGTGTCCTGCTCAGGATGCAACTTGTGGCACATGTTCGAAAATCGGACATTACTCAGTGATATGTCAAAAGGAAGACAAGATAAGTGCAGCTAATCGATTTTGTGGCCTTCGTAGACATCCAAACAATATCCTCAATGATCGCTTGGCGACTAACTTGGAAAAGTACATCACCAATGTGGATGCGATTCCAGACACTGGGGCTGGAATATCCGTCATGGGAATGTCAGTTATCCGCGATGGTGTGTGCATATCACGAGTTTGAGAAACGTTAGATTCCTGTATATCTaattagattattcagattaacattatcacatcTGAGCTTCCTGAGTcgatcaagaaacaagtcccttatactttacaatgtaatttgttgaatatggtggtactttcttttttgaagtgctttagtccaacttgagactggcagcaagcgaaagatcagtgtgtcaactacattttattgagaaataacaCACTTACACCATtgcaatgacaaaagacactcttaaccATGTGGAATAAGGTGGTTAAATCCAtgatggatcaaatttgt
This Tigriopus californicus strain San Diego chromosome 12, Tcal_SD_v2.1, whole genome shotgun sequence DNA region includes the following protein-coding sequences:
- the LOC131892029 gene encoding uncharacterized protein LOC131892029, translated to MRRTRSSRFWALMSLSLWAWLMVTSATPLGGGSEDITDSKTDIDNNGYHDGHSLEPTKQGEQEPRQLNAFITVYTTIFETETETSLAEIFESCYTTLVDNLPVCSTFDIKPTTTMFRNRNNQDDIQVIEETVPNLLIQNQPRDFQSFIKASKASNFNASEGQELTNEATANDVILMDEPLIPEIHEEPLTALEWIQSSKGHLSDKASARQICLFGCLTTTSSTTITSVFLELISSTGPTQTLAFTTPGCFPFSIMFSLHVPSC